In Paenibacillus sp. G2S3, a single window of DNA contains:
- a CDS encoding helix-turn-helix domain-containing protein, with product MEYELKIDVSPVYELLDSFMLYVTRKWISNLDIGPHWISDVEDRISPHKVTALMQAAEWPFTDYDVLYAWVYIRGPVTSVQHFFDDLDSASIEECYQQIAPLIQEFTIEDAFRIRNSYSPLLRLWYEQYFRHVEHKILPLLIEDASEKKMLESKMDPISLIEYASGGVVFEEISDLKTIVLLPTVHNRPINTYCFYKTMVIVQYPVDVPLEDENEPPMVLLRMTKALSDPTRLRLLRYVAHEPKSLWEMQSDLNQSREMLMHHLMILRVAGLLRIHLRGEQDERFSIRPDGASELQMFLESYIYL from the coding sequence ATGGAGTACGAATTAAAGATCGACGTATCGCCGGTTTATGAACTGCTGGACAGTTTTATGTTATATGTAACTAGAAAATGGATCTCCAATTTGGACATTGGTCCCCACTGGATAAGTGATGTGGAAGATCGCATTTCTCCTCATAAGGTAACAGCATTAATGCAAGCCGCCGAGTGGCCTTTTACGGATTATGATGTGCTTTATGCCTGGGTCTACATTCGAGGACCTGTAACTTCAGTGCAGCATTTCTTTGATGATCTGGATTCAGCTTCCATAGAAGAATGTTATCAGCAGATCGCTCCGCTCATTCAGGAGTTTACGATTGAAGATGCTTTTCGGATCCGAAACAGCTATAGTCCACTCTTGCGTCTCTGGTATGAGCAGTACTTCCGCCATGTGGAGCACAAAATTTTACCGCTATTAATTGAAGATGCTTCCGAGAAAAAAATGCTTGAAAGCAAAATGGACCCCATTTCTTTAATCGAATATGCATCTGGCGGTGTAGTTTTCGAGGAGATCTCGGATCTAAAAACGATTGTATTACTGCCAACTGTTCATAATCGTCCAATTAACACCTACTGCTTCTACAAAACCATGGTGATTGTACAGTATCCTGTAGATGTACCTTTAGAAGATGAAAATGAGCCGCCTATGGTCCTTTTGCGCATGACCAAGGCACTTTCCGACCCCACCCGACTTCGATTGCTTCGTTATGTCGCACATGAACCAAAGTCGCTTTGGGAGATGCAATCTGATCTTAATCAATCCAGAGAAATGCTGATGCATCACCTTATGATCCTACGAGTAGCCGGCTTACTCCGCATCCATCTTAGAGGTGAACAAGACGAACGTTTCAGTATTCGTCCAGATGGCGCCTCAGAGCTTCAAATGTTCCTAGAATCTTATATTTACCTATAA
- a CDS encoding MFS transporter: MRSNSKMNFMILITATIAAGLSQGMLLPVLSILLEQKGVSSSLNGLNAAALYIGSFGMTLIAERVLGAIGFKKLIAGGISLVLVSLLLFPFFPGIKIWFVLRLLVGVGDAAINYAAQLWVLLMTPAEHRGRNLSLYGMSYGLGFSLGPLGISLLRFGQATPFIVLAFLFLLVLILAVTMLPDSRPDKVESGESQVRRFGRCYSLAWFALIPALLYGFMEASLNSNFPVYGLRIGYSTDQIAALLPFAGIGGLLLQFPLGVWSDRFGRKKVLILTGIGGGIAFALLPLAGDHFKVTMVLLMIAGGLVGSFFSLGLSLAADILPRHLLPAANVVASFHFSIGSIIGPGIGGLLMQVGWGGGIFGLMGALYIMFGLLGLFFSPRQKI, from the coding sequence ATTCGAAGTAACAGCAAAATGAATTTCATGATTCTTATTACCGCTACAATAGCGGCTGGACTCAGCCAAGGGATGCTGCTTCCCGTATTATCCATTTTATTGGAGCAGAAAGGAGTTTCCTCTTCGCTTAATGGACTAAATGCAGCTGCACTATACATAGGATCATTCGGAATGACCTTGATTGCTGAAAGAGTTCTGGGAGCAATTGGATTTAAAAAATTGATTGCTGGTGGAATAAGCCTAGTCTTGGTAAGCTTGCTCCTATTCCCCTTTTTTCCTGGAATCAAAATATGGTTTGTATTGCGTCTACTTGTTGGTGTTGGTGATGCAGCTATCAATTATGCCGCCCAGCTTTGGGTACTGCTAATGACGCCTGCTGAGCATCGGGGACGAAATCTTTCCCTGTACGGAATGTCCTATGGTCTGGGTTTTAGCTTGGGGCCACTTGGAATCAGTCTGCTTCGTTTTGGCCAGGCAACACCTTTTATTGTTCTAGCTTTTCTTTTTTTGCTGGTCCTAATACTTGCAGTTACTATGCTTCCCGATTCCAGGCCGGATAAAGTTGAGAGTGGCGAAAGTCAGGTGCGCCGGTTTGGCCGGTGCTATAGTCTAGCATGGTTCGCCTTAATTCCTGCACTCCTGTACGGTTTCATGGAAGCGAGCTTAAACAGTAATTTTCCAGTGTATGGTCTCCGGATCGGATACAGCACGGATCAAATTGCAGCCTTATTGCCTTTTGCAGGCATAGGGGGACTGTTGTTACAATTCCCACTAGGGGTGTGGAGCGACCGATTTGGTCGAAAGAAGGTATTGATTCTTACCGGGATTGGAGGCGGAATTGCCTTCGCATTGCTGCCACTAGCAGGTGACCATTTCAAAGTGACTATGGTGCTGTTGATGATTGCTGGGGGACTTGTAGGCTCCTTTTTCTCATTAGGTCTTAGTCTGGCTGCAGATATTTTACCACGACATTTACTGCCTGCTGCAAATGTGGTTGCTTCCTTCCATTTTAGTATAGGCAGTATTATAGGTCCAGGTATCGGCGGTTTGCTCATGCAAGTCGGCTGGGGCGGGGGGATTTTCGGCTTGATGGGTGCTTTATATATCATGTTCGGATTGCTTGGGTTATTTTTCTCGCCACGGCAAAAAATTTGA
- a CDS encoding HAD family hydrolase translates to MKYMTQQVIFDLDDTLVHCNKYFDLILGQYFELMTDWFNEFGPSTSELRDKQIEIDVHTVNTSGLASDNFPKSLIATYRYFCAKYNRPTDRFQEQQLHKLGLSVYDQEIEAYPGMVETLDTLKQDGHHLFLYTGGDDTIQQRKIEQMKLDTYFDDRIYIRQHKNVEALENILTTQGFDRKRTWMIGNSLRTDVLPAVTAGINSIYLKQQNEWSYNLIELEQEMQQAVKTISSIHEVPPVIRTATLQKL, encoded by the coding sequence ATGAAATACATGACACAACAGGTGATTTTCGATCTAGATGATACACTGGTCCACTGCAACAAATATTTCGATCTGATTTTAGGGCAATATTTTGAGCTAATGACAGATTGGTTTAATGAATTTGGCCCGAGCACCAGTGAACTACGCGACAAACAAATAGAGATTGACGTGCACACGGTCAACACAAGTGGTCTTGCTAGCGATAATTTCCCTAAATCACTAATCGCTACCTATCGTTATTTCTGCGCCAAATATAATCGTCCAACGGACCGTTTTCAAGAGCAGCAATTACACAAGCTCGGACTAAGCGTCTACGACCAAGAAATCGAAGCTTACCCTGGCATGGTTGAAACGCTTGATACGCTAAAGCAGGATGGCCACCATTTATTCCTGTACACAGGTGGAGATGATACGATCCAACAACGTAAAATTGAGCAAATGAAGCTGGATACTTACTTTGATGACCGGATCTATATTCGTCAACATAAAAATGTTGAGGCGCTTGAAAATATTTTGACTACACAAGGCTTTGACCGCAAACGTACCTGGATGATTGGTAACTCGTTACGGACAGATGTACTTCCGGCAGTAACCGCAGGCATTAACAGTATCTATTTGAAGCAACAGAATGAATGGAGTTACAACCTTATAGAACTAGAGCAAGAAATGCAGCAAGCTGTGAAGACGATCTCCTCCATCCATGAGGTACCGCCCGTTATTCGTACAGCTACCCTGCAAAAACTCTAA
- a CDS encoding DsbA family protein encodes MNKKVKSNHSRTNKQMLPMLLGVVVVILVAVIVFILNDKTDSTEGLPNYTDVKGSIVVDGLKYEKQPHLGSPDAKIKVIEFADFKCPACKNWTEKYLDTFVKDYVDAGKVELFFMNFAFLDRDSYLAASAGEAIYKQSNEKFWEYLHKLYANQGDESKIWATQKFILNFVKNNIEGIDYAQFETDLKNHTYMFDVKEDFKVAGSYGVNGTPKFMVNGVLLPDSSYEGLTAAIEAQLAKATE; translated from the coding sequence ATGAACAAGAAAGTGAAGTCCAACCATTCTCGAACTAACAAACAAATGCTTCCCATGCTCTTAGGTGTAGTTGTTGTAATCCTTGTCGCTGTTATTGTCTTCATCCTTAATGACAAGACGGACAGTACAGAGGGATTACCTAACTACACTGATGTGAAGGGGAGCATTGTTGTTGATGGGCTAAAATACGAAAAGCAACCTCATCTTGGTAGTCCTGATGCCAAAATCAAAGTTATCGAATTCGCAGATTTCAAATGTCCTGCCTGCAAAAATTGGACGGAGAAATATCTGGATACTTTTGTTAAGGACTACGTGGATGCCGGAAAAGTAGAGCTCTTCTTCATGAACTTTGCCTTCCTGGATCGAGATTCCTATCTTGCTGCAAGTGCAGGTGAAGCCATTTATAAGCAAAGCAACGAGAAGTTCTGGGAATATCTCCATAAGCTGTATGCCAATCAAGGCGATGAGAGCAAAATATGGGCTACACAGAAGTTCATTCTAAATTTCGTCAAAAATAATATTGAAGGCATTGATTATGCTCAATTCGAGACAGATCTCAAGAATCATACCTATATGTTTGATGTCAAAGAAGACTTTAAGGTCGCGGGATCGTACGGAGTTAACGGAACACCTAAATTTATGGTGAACGGTGTCCTGCTTCCAGACTCCTCTTACGAAGGGCTAACTGCAGCGATTGAGGCACAGCTGGCTAAAGCCACTGAATAA